GCACTTTTCAGGGCGTTTGGCAGGAGTCCAGCGAGGCTCGCTGAGCGAGGAGGCTGCTATTTGCCGCGCGAGGAGGTCCGAAAGATCGGGGCGGCGCTCAACGTGAAAACAATAATCTCCTCGCCACTCACGGTGCTAATATCGTGATGCAAACTCACGACTGGAATGCCGGTGATGTCGCTGATCATGGTGTCAAGTGCAGTCCGGGCAATCTCGACCAATTGCGAGCGCACCTGCTTCAGCAGATCGCGTCCTTTATCCGGTGGCAGCGCTTTCACCAGGTGCTGCTCGGCCGCAGTTAGCACGCCTTGCAAGCGGATAAACACCACATCGTCCATCACGTGCGTGCGAATCGCGCGGGGGCCACGTCCCATGAACTCGAGCTGGAATCGAGAGATTCCATCGCAGATCGCCGATTCAATCTCACCTTGAGTTTTCAACATATAATTCCACTGGTCCTACTATTTATATTTAATGTCAATATAAGTGTTAGTGTTATAAGGAATTTGCTACTTAAGATCGGAAGGTAGCAAGGCTTCGGCAGAGAGAAGCGGAGTTCATCGTACACCTAAGTGAGGTTGGTGCGACCCTAGGGGCCAGAACTTTTGTCAATCGAGAATTCAGTCGAGTTGCGGTTTTTACCGCTTGCTTTGCTGCAGAAGAAGCGTAGGATCAATGCGTCGAGAAGTTGTTCGCCGGCCAAAGAAGGCCTCCAAACCTTCTGGGCACTGCAAGCAAATACTACGGATGACTAGATAAAGGGCAACCTGACACCGTCAGGGGGACCGTTAAAAAGTAAGCCGGTGTGCTGGATCGTTTCAAAGCGATCTGGCACACCGGTTTTTTTATGCGCAGATCGCAAGTTCATCGTCTTTTATAGCCGTTTTTAGCGGTTTCGGCGATGTTTCGCGAGTTTCGCTGAGAGCGCAAAGGCGTGCGATCGATGGTAGTCACGAGTGAATTTGCAGTCGTTTCGCCTGGTTGGGTCGATGTGGTCCTGGACCCTGACGACGATCTGATCGCGGAACTCGGGAATCGAATGGGGCGAGTCTGGGCCTGCGAAAGATTCATTCGTCTCGCCAGCGGAAACCCAGAACTCGTGGCATTCTGGGAAAGTATCCAATTGAAGGAACAAGAAAGAATTGAGCAGATCAAATCGCTACTCAAATAGTGGACATATTAACACTCTTGGAGTGGTTGGTGTTGAATCTGATGACGTGAATCTCATGAGCAAAGCAGACTTGAATGTCGCTGAGCAACTCGCTGCAGTCATTGAAAAATATCAACTCGAGCGGACAGGACATGCCCCCACTTCGGTCTCGGTGATTCTCGGTGAAGACACCCTCGTCGTCACCTTGCGTGATGCTTTAACCAAAGCCGAACGAACGTTAGCGCAAACCCGTGAAGGGGCTGCGCGAGTACAAGAGTTTCACCGCAAATTGTTTGCGAGTTCGGAAGACCAGCTCAGTGCAGAAATCTTGCGGATTACGGGACGCAAGGTGCAGGAGTCGGCAGCAGAGATTCAGCCGGACACTGGGACTGTGGTGCACGCGTTTACGACCGGAGCCATGGTGCAAATGTTCATGCTGACCAAAGAAGAGCCTCCGCCCCTTTCCGATGAGACCAAGTCTGAATTGGTCATCGACAAGGGGAAAGATGGCGGAATGGGACAGGGTCACGACGAAGGTGGCTCCGGCTAACGAACTCATAGGTGGTGCGGATAGAAGGTGGGAAATGGACGTTCACTATCAAACCAACATGGAAACGAAGATTCGAAGGGCCGGAAATCGAACCAAAGCAGTCCCCGTGAACACCCGGGTTGCCAGCCGAAAACTACGCGTGCTGCTGGTGAACGAATGGGGCGGGCAGCTGGCACCGCTGATCGACGTCTGCCAGCGCTGGGGGCATGAGGCACGGACGGCTCGCGGAGGCTGCGATGCCTTGCGAGTAGCCGCCTCGCAGCACCCTGATGTGGTGCTGGTGGGAACCGATTTCCCGGAAATGAATACCTGTCAAATGAGCCGACAGCTGCGTCGCGACTTTCCTCGCGATGCCTGCTTTTTAATCGCTGTGACCAACTCCCTCGACGACGGTTGTCGCGAGCAGTTGAGCGAAGTCGGTTTTGATCTTGCTCTGCCAGCTCCTGTCAGCATTGCAGTCGTCGAGACGCTGCTGATTCTCGAGTCGCTACGTGCGGTGCCTGCCACTGCCGTAGCGACTCGGGGAGCTTTACCAGCCAAGCCATCGCGTTCTTCTGCCTAGGTGGAAGATCGCGAGCGTTCTTTACACAAAGTCGACTCGATCACAGCAGCATTTTGTTGTGAGGTCGCATGTTTCGTGGCGGGTCGCGATGACCCTGCTTCTAAGAAAGTGGTGATTTATGAGTTATTTCCTACGAGCTGTCATGGCGCTTCCACTGGCTATGGCGATTGGCTGCACCCAAGGGACTGCGGGCGGGCCTGGCGTGGACGACAAGAGTGTCGAAAAGCCAACTTATGGACAAGCGGAAAACACTTTTAACTTGAGTGTCCCCGTGATGTCGTCCTCACTCCAGCAAGGTGTGGCCACCGACGTTACGGTCGGGATCAAGCGGGCTGAAAACTTCGACCAAGATGTCACGCTGGTCTTTGCCGACCTGCCCAAAGGTGTGACTGTCGAACCTGCGAGTGCTGTGATTGGCCACGGTGATGAGGACGCGAAAATCGTCTTCAAAGTCGGGGACGAGACGGCGGTTGGCGACTACGTCGTCAAGGTGACAGGCCAGCCCAAGAGTGGTGCTGATGCGGTGGTTGATATGAAGTTCTCGGTGAGCGCCAAGGATTCATTCACGATCAGCCTCCCCTACCTTTCCACCTCGCTCAAGCAAGGTGAAACCAAGGAGTTTGTTGTCGGCATCAGTCGCGACAAAACCTTCGATGAAGATGTGACGCTGAAATTCAGCGAGATGCCCAAGGGTGTCACGATTGATAACGAAGCGCCTGTCATCAAGCGGGGCGAATCGGAAGCCAAGCTCATGCTGACCGGCTCGGAAGATGCCGCGCTCGGTAACTTCTCGATCGATGTGACCGGCCATCCCGTAACCGGTGCCGATAGCGTGAAGCAGTTCAAGCTGTCGGTTGTCAAGCCTTAGCACGTGGCGTGCAGTGAGTGCTCGCGAAATGTATCGCGTGATTTCAGTGGTTTCATGAAGCGTCTCTGGAGATTGTCCCATGTTAGGTACCATTCTGCTCGTCATCTTGATCCTCATGCTGCTCGGTGCCATTCCCCTTTGGCCACACAGTCGCAGCTGGGGTGCCCTACCAAGTGGTGGTCTAGGGCTGGTAGTGATCGTCGTTGTGATCTTGCTGCTACTCGGCAGGATTTAGCGAATAAAACGAAGGTTCTCTGATCACTGACGCTGGAGTGTGCTCCGGCGTCAGCAGAGCGCCCGCTATTGGCGTTGGTCTGCCAGTTGTGATCGCAGGTGGCGACTACGTTTTGTAGTTCGCCTGTCAGTGACCACGATCCAAGGAAGAAGGTGTACCTATGAGTATTCGAATGTTGTCGGTCGCTGTGTTGTTGGCAGGAACGGTTTTCGTCAGTCCCCTGCTGGGCGCTGATAAAGAGCCCAAGCCAGAAGTTGCTGACAAGGAAGCCAAGCTGACAGCTGGCGACAAGGAAGCAAAGCCCACGGATGCCAACGCCAAGGCCAAGCCGACTACGCATGATGGCAAAATCGTGAGTTGCTCGAATGTGAAGCTTGTGATGCTCGGAAAAGATTCCAAAGAGCATTCGCATGAATTGAACAACGAGACACTCCTTACGCTCGATGGAAAACCGAGCAAGGCGAATGAACTGAAGGAAGGGACGAAGATCCGCGTGACGATCAGCAGCGAGGATGCCGCAGTGGCATGCCGCGTGGAAGCGATCGACAAGCTGACCGAGTACCCTGCCATCTCGCACGATGGCAAAGTGGTGAGCACCACCGACGGCAAGCTCGTAATGACCAACCTGAAGGGTGCCCAAGAGCACAGCTGCATGATCACGGATGATGTCAAAATCACCTGCGACGGCGAAGCCTGCAAGCTCTCGGACCTCAAGCCAGGAACCAAGATTCGCGTGAGCTCGGAGAGTGCCAATCCTGAGACTGCCACTTCGATCGAAGCGATTGTGAAGAACCCTGACTTTGCCAGCCTCTAGTCGCTGGTCCACGGTCGAGTAGCGAGCATTTTTCTCTGTAATCAAGGGAAATATGCCTCACAGCTGCTCTCCGTTGGTGCTGCACTTCTAGTCGAGCGGGCGGTCAATTCAATCTCTCAGCCGACACACTGGACACTGGCTTTGGCCGGTGTCCAGAGGCTGGGAGACGCAGGCCTGTCGCCGTGCGATGGGCCTACCTAAATCAATTTATATGTGAAATGAGGCTGATGATGAGTTTTTTCAAATGGAGTGGATGCACTCTGCCGGCGCTGGTCGCGGGCATGGTAGCAATCCTGGGAGTGAGCAGCGCGGTGGCCGTGCAGCGCGGTCCTCCCAGCGAGCCAGAGTCGTATGAGGTTTTGACGCGCGGACCTGTCCATGAAGCGTTCGCTGAGACAATAACATTCGATCCAGAACCAGGGCTTGTGACCACCAAGGTGGCACCTGAAGCGATCGAAGAATCACCCCCCGAAACTCGCCCTGAAGGGACCAATGTCGTTTGGATTCCGGGCTACTGGGCCTTTGATGACGAGCGCGACGACTTCCTCTGGGTCAGTGGAATTTGGCGCTCGATTCCTCCAGGACGGCAGTGGGTCGCAGGTTACTGGGCCACGAAGCGGACCGGATCGCAGTGGACTTCGGGCTACTGGGCCAGTGCGAAACTGAGTGAAGTGGAGTATCTACCTGAACCGCCTGCCACCGTGGAAGCGGGACCCAATGTCGACGCTCCCTCGGCCGACCATCGCTGGATTCCTGGCTGCTGGCTCTGGCAACAGAACCGCTATGCCTGGCGTCCTGGTTTCTGGGCGCTCGGGCAATCCAACTGGGACTGGGTCCCTTCGCACTACACGTGGTCGCCACGCGGCTATGTGTTTGTGGATGGCTACTACGATTACACCGTCGCGCAGCGCGGCGTGCTCTACGCACCGGTCTATTTCAACTCCAATAGCTACGCCAATCGAGGTTTTTCGTACTCCCCTCGGAGCGTGATCAACCTCTCGGTCTTTGGACAGCATCTGTTCCTGCGACCCAGCTATGGTCACTATTACTACGGTGATTACTACGGATCGAACTATCGCAACAACGGCTATTCCTCGTGGTTCTCGTTCCACAACAGCCGCGCGGGCTACGACCCGTTCTATGCCCATCAGCGGTGGCGTAATCGTGGCGACAGCACTTGGGATCAAACGCTCCGGACCAATTTCGAGCATCGTCGCG
This window of the Pirellula staleyi DSM 6068 genome carries:
- a CDS encoding DUF2294 domain-containing protein translates to MLKTQGEIESAICDGISRFQLEFMGRGPRAIRTHVMDDVVFIRLQGVLTAAEQHLVKALPPDKGRDLLKQVRSQLVEIARTALDTMISDITGIPVVSLHHDISTVSGEEIIVFTLSAAPIFRTSSRGK
- a CDS encoding DUF2294 domain-containing protein, with the protein product MSKADLNVAEQLAAVIEKYQLERTGHAPTSVSVILGEDTLVVTLRDALTKAERTLAQTREGAARVQEFHRKLFASSEDQLSAEILRITGRKVQESAAEIQPDTGTVVHAFTTGAMVQMFMLTKEEPPPLSDETKSELVIDKGKDGGMGQGHDEGGSG
- a CDS encoding response regulator, producing MDVHYQTNMETKIRRAGNRTKAVPVNTRVASRKLRVLLVNEWGGQLAPLIDVCQRWGHEARTARGGCDALRVAASQHPDVVLVGTDFPEMNTCQMSRQLRRDFPRDACFLIAVTNSLDDGCREQLSEVGFDLALPAPVSIAVVETLLILESLRAVPATAVATRGALPAKPSRSSA
- a CDS encoding DUF3309 family protein; the encoded protein is MLGTILLVILILMLLGAIPLWPHSRSWGALPSGGLGLVVIVVVILLLLGRI
- a CDS encoding YXWGXW repeat-containing protein, which produces MMSFFKWSGCTLPALVAGMVAILGVSSAVAVQRGPPSEPESYEVLTRGPVHEAFAETITFDPEPGLVTTKVAPEAIEESPPETRPEGTNVVWIPGYWAFDDERDDFLWVSGIWRSIPPGRQWVAGYWATKRTGSQWTSGYWASAKLSEVEYLPEPPATVEAGPNVDAPSADHRWIPGCWLWQQNRYAWRPGFWALGQSNWDWVPSHYTWSPRGYVFVDGYYDYTVAQRGVLYAPVYFNSNSYANRGFSYSPRSVINLSVFGQHLFLRPSYGHYYYGDYYGSNYRNNGYSSWFSFHNSRAGYDPFYAHQRWRNRGDSTWDQTLRTNFEHRRDHEEARPPRDWNTQRDRLTREEYRSDPNHVIAESITDWEKNKRQEVRLKPIAPSEREQMNKWSAEGRIARQERAKLEAMEDRNPDATLPRGATKGKIPRSPYTSQPIERFENGSGPPKLDDEPRPDPRVEPKPRQPRTGNGPPQGTDGIRKPRTDLPGKQSPPETKPVPRPEVRPEVKPEKQPDRGPPPGAGPGKPPRNVEPRPQPAPSNPGPGKGSGGPSRPEGKGKGKSKNI